In the Sus scrofa isolate TJ Tabasco breed Duroc chromosome 6, Sscrofa11.1, whole genome shotgun sequence genome, one interval contains:
- the CNOT3 gene encoding CCR4-NOT transcription complex subunit 3 isoform X4, producing the protein MADKRKLQGEIDRCLKKVSEGVEQFEDIWQKLHNAANANQKEKYEADLKKEIKKLQRLRDQIKTWVASNEIKDKRQLIDNRKLIETQMERFKVVERETKTKAYSKEGLGLAQKVDPAQKEKEEVGQWLTNTIDTLNMQVDQFESEVESLSVQTRKKKGDKDKQDRIEGLKRHIEKHRYHVRMLETILRMLDNDSILVDAIRKIKDDVEYYVDSSQDPDFEENEFLYDDLDLEDIPQALVATSPPSHSHMEDEIFNQSSSTPTSTTSSSPIPPSPANCTTENSEDDKKRGRSTDSEVSQSPAKNGSKPVHSNQHPQSPAVPPSYPSGPPPTASALSTTPGNNGAPAPAAPASALGPKASPAPSHNSGTPAPYAQAVAPPAPSGPSTAQPRPPSVQPGGGGGGGSGGGGGGGSSNNSSGGGGAGKQNGATSYSSVVADSPAEVALSSSGGNTTSSQALGPPSGPHNPPPSTSKEPSAAAPTGAGGVAPGSGNNSGGPSLLVPLPVNPPSSPTPSFSEAKAASTLLNGPPQFSAAPEIKAPEPLSSLKSMAERAAISSGIEDPVPTLHLTERDIILSSTSAPPASAQPPLQLSEVNIPLSLGVCPLGPVPLTKEQLYQQAMEEAAWHHMPHPSDSERIRQYLPRNPCPTPPYHHQMPPPHSDTVEFYQRLSTETLFFIFYYLEGTKAQYLAAKALKKQSWRFHTKYMMWFQRHEEPKTITDEFEQGTYIYFDYEKWGQRKKEGFTFEYRYLEDRDLQ; encoded by the exons CTCCACAATGCAGCCAACGCAAACCAGAAAGAGAAGTATGAGGCTGACCTAAAGAAGGAGATTAAGAAGCTTCAA CGGCTGAGGGACCAGATCAAGACATGGGTGGCGTCCAACGAGATCAAGGACAAGAGGCAGCTGATAGACAACCGCAAGCTCATTGAGACG CAAATGGAACGGTTCAAAGTTGTGGAGCGAGAGACCAAGACCAAAGCCTATAGCAAGGagggcctgggcctggcacagaagGTGGACCCTgcccagaaggagaaggaggaggttgGCCAGTGGCTCACA aaTACCATCGACACCCTGAACATGCAGGTGGACCAGTTTGAAAGTGAGGTGGAGTCGCTGTCGGTGCAGACACGCAAGAAGAAGGGCGACAAGGAT AAGCAGGACCGGATCGAGGGCCTGAAGCGGCACATCGAGAAGCACCGCTACCATGTGCGCATGCTGGAGACCATCCTGCGCATGCTGGACAACGACTCCATCCTGGTGGACGCCATCCGCAAGATCAAGGACGACGTGGAGTACTACGTCGACTCGTCCCAGGATCCCGACTTCGAGGAGAACGAGTTCCTCTACGACGACCTGGACCTCGAGGACATTC CACAGGCGCTGGTCgccacctccccacccagccacagtcacatggaGGATGAGATCTTCAACCAGTCAAGCAGCACgcccacctccaccacctccaGCTCGCCCATCCCACCCAGCCCGGCCAACTGCACCACG GAAAACTCTGAAGATGACAAGAAGAGGGGACGCTCGACGGATAGTGAAGTCAGCCAG TCTCCAGCCAAAAACGGCTCCAAGCCTGTCCACAGCAACCAGCACCCTCAGTCCCCAGCCGTGCCGCCAAGCTACCCCTCCGGCCCCCCGCCTACCGCCTCTGCCCTGAGCACCACCCCTGGCAACAATGGGGCCCCTGCCCCAGCAGCACCCGCAAGTGCCCTGGGCCCCAAGGccagcccagctcccagccaCAACTCGGGCACCCCTGCCCCCTATGCCCAGGCTGTGGCCCCGCCAGCCCCTAGTGGGCCCAGCACCGCCCAGCCACGACCCCCCAGCGTCCAGCctggtgggggaggtggaggtggcagTGGAGGTGGCGGAGGCGGCGGCAGTAGTAATAACAGCAGTGGAGGTGGAGGTGCTGGCAAGCAGAATGGTGCCACCA gtTACAGCTCAGTGGTGGCAGACAGTCCAGCAGAGGTGGCTCTCAGCAGCAGTGGGGGCAACACCACCAGTAGCCAGGCTCTGGGCCCCCCCTCTGGCCCCCACAACCCACCTCCCAGCACCTC GAAGGAGCCCAGTGCAGCAGCTCCAACAGGCGCTGGGGGCGTGGCCCCAGGCTCAGGGAACAACTCCGGGGGTCCCAGCCTCCTGGTGCCACTACCTGTGAACCCCCCCAGCTCCCCGACGCCCAGCTTCAGCGAGGCCAAGGCAGCCAGCACCCTGCTCAATGGACCTCCGCAGTTCAGCGCCGCCCCGGAGATCAAG gctCCTGAGCCTCTGAGCTCCCTGAAGTCCATGGCCGAGCGGGCAGCCATCAGCTCCGGCATCGAGGACCCTGTGCCCACACTGCACCTGACGGAGCGAG ACATCATCCTGAGCAGCACGTCAgctcccccagcctcagcccagcCTCCCCTGCAGCTCTCTGAGGTGAACATACCGCTGTCGCTGGGCGTGTGTCCACTGGGGCCTGTGCCCCTCACCAAGGAGCAGCTCTACCAGCAGGCCATGGAAGAGGCTGCCTGGCACCACATGCCCCACCCCTCAGACTCTGAGCGTATCCG GCAGTACCTCCCCCGGAACCCCTGCCCAACACCCCCCTACCACCACCAGATGCCACCCCCACACTCGGACACTGTGGAGTTCTACCAGCGCCTGTCGACCGAGACGCTCTTCTTCATCTTCTACTATCTGGAG ggCACGAAGGCGCAGTACCTGGCAGCCAAGGCCCTGAAGAAGCAGTCATGGCGATTCCACACCAAGTACATGATGTGGTTCCAGAGGCACGAGGAGCCCAAGACCATCACTGACGAGTTTGAGCAG GGCACCTACATCTACTTTGACTACGAGAAGTGGGGCCAGCGGAAGAAGGAAGGCTTCACCTTTGAGTACCGCTACCTGGAGGACCGGGACCTCCAGTGA